From the Lysobacter soyae genome, the window GTTGCTCGCCCTGCTCGGCGGGCTCATTCTCAACCTCATGCCCTGCGTGTTGCCGGTGTTGTCCATGAAGGCGGTGTCGATTGCGCAAGCAGGCAACGATCGTGCGGCGTTGCGCCAGCACGTCTTCGCCTATGCCAGCGGTGTCATTTTGAGCATGTTGGCTTTGGGTGGACTGGTGTTGGCGCTGCGCGGATTGGCATCTCAGGGCGGCCTGGCTTGGGGCTTCCAGATGCAACAGCCGGCGGTGGTCTTGGTCTTGGCACTGTTCGTCCTCGCATTCGGTTTGTCGCTTTCGGGCGTTTGGCAGGCCAACTTTGTGTTGCCGAATGCCGCGCAGCGCGCGGTCACCGCGCAGGGACTGAAAGGCGATTTCGCCACCGGCGTGTTGGCGGTGGTTTTGGCCACGCCGTGTACCGCGCCGTTTATGGGCGCAGCGTTGGGCTATGCGTTTTTCGCGCCGCCCCTGCAAGCGGCGATGGTGTTCGTTGCGCTTGGCGTCGGCTTGGCATTGCCTTTCCTGCTCATCGCCTGGATTCCCGCGCTTGGCCGTTTGATTCCGAAGCCCGGCGCCTGGACCGACACCTTTAAGAAGGTCATGGCGATTCCGATGTATGCCACCGTCGCGTGGTTGGTTTGGCTGTTGTTCCAACAACGTGGGGGTCTCGCGGTTGCGGTGTTTGCGCTCGCCGCCATCGGCGTCGTCTGGGTGTTGCGCGATGCAGGCAGGCCGCATGCTTCAACGCTTCGCCGCTGGTTGCCGCGCTTGCTCGCACTCGTCGTGGTTGCAGGATTGGCATTCACTTTGCAAAGCATGCGCTCGCAAAAATCGTTGGCATCGGACTCAGCCGTACACGTTCTTCCGAATGGCTTGAAGGCCGAACCGTATTCGGCGCAACGTCTGCTGGCGCTGCGCACCGAGGGGCGCGTTGTATTTGTCGATGTCACCGCCGATTGGTGCATCACCTGCAAGGTGAATGAACGCGCGGTGTTGTTTACGCCCGCGTTCAAAACGATGTTCGAACAGCACAACGCGGTGTACATGATTGCCGACAACACCGATCCCGATGAAGCCATCGGCGCGTTCCTGCGCACGCACAAAGCGGTGGGTCTGCCGCTGTACGTGGTCTATCCGGCGAATGGCGGCGAAGGTCGCGTACTCCCCACCGTTCTGACTCAAGGCATGGTGGCGGATGCGCTGACCGCGGCGGGCGCACGATGAAAGACAGCGGCTACGGCCACCTAAAGGTGGTGATGGCGGCCGTTGCCGGTGCCGTCATTGCCCTGCTCGCCGCCGTCTTGGTCGATCCCAAACCGTGGCTGCTCGAATCGAGTGCCGGTCAACGCATGTTGCAAGCGTTTCTGGATTGGCGTGCGCCAGTGGTGCCCGGTGCGCACCGTGTGCGCGAAGGCGACACCGTGCGTGACCTCTCCTTGTTCACGCTGGATGGCAAACCGGCCGGGCTTGACGCTCATTTGGGCAAAGGCTTTACGGTCGTCAACCTTTGGGCCACCTGGTGCGGCCCTTGCTTGAAGGAGCTGCCTGCGCTGGAAGCCTTCGCCAACCGACGCCCGAACGCAAAGCTCATCGCCATTGGTATGGACGAACATGCGGCGGTCAAAGATTTCCTGTCGCGACGCCCGAGCAAGATTCCGCAATTGTTGGCGGCCGAACCGCCCGCGTTTACGCCCGGGCAATTGGGTAATCCGGCCGGTGTCCTGCCCTATTCGGTGTTGCTCGATGCCAAAGGTCGGGTGATTGCACGCAGAACCGGAGTTTTCCACTCGGCAGAAGACATCACGCGGTGGGTGGAATCGGCCACGCGTTGAAGCCACGCCTAGGGCCGCATTCTCCGAACGTGTGCGTATCTTCGGCGAACTGGACAGGAACCCCTGCATACCGCAAACTTCGCCACATGCCACAGATGCTCGTCCTGCACGGCCCCAATTTGAACCTGCTCGGCGAGCGGGAGCCGGGGATCTATGGGCACACCACGCTGTCAGAAATCAACGCGTCGCTTGAAGACGCCGCCGATCGTGCCGGCATCACCGTCGAATGCCTGCAATCGAACCAAGAATCCGCATTGGTTGATCGCATCCAAACAGCGCGCTCGGACGGCACCCGTTTCATCCTGATCAATCCGGCCGCTTATACACACACGTCTGTCGCCATTCGCGACGCATTGGCGGCCGTTGCCATCCCTTTCATAGAAGTTCACTTGTCCAACCCGCACGCGCGCGAAGCGTTTCGTCGCCAAAGCTACTTCAGCGATCTCGCCCATGGCGTGATCTGCGGGTTCGGCGCCCAAAGCTACACGTTGGCCTTCGAGGCCGCGTTGGCTCACCTGCATACATCTTAAAAAAACCCGGGAGCGTTCCAGATGGATCTTCGCAAGATCAAGAAGCTGATCGACCTGTTGGAGGAATCCAACCTCAACGAGATTGAAATCAAAGAAGGCGAAGAGTCGGTTCGTCTGTCGCGCGGTGGCGTGCATGGTGCGCCGATGCACTTCGCGCCCGCGCCCGTGCAAGCTGCCGCCCCCGTCGCGCCGATGCCGATGGTCTCGCCGGTCGAAGCCGCAACCGGCGGTGCCGCACGTCCGGGACCGGATCTTCCGCCAGGCACGGTGGTGCGTGCGCCGATGGTCGGCACCTACTACGCCTCTCCGGCGCCGGACAAACCGCCCTTCGTCACCGTGGGCCAAGCCGTGAAGCCGGGCGATACGCTCGGCATCATCGAGGCAATGAAAATGTTCAACCCGATCGAAGCCGAAGTCGCAGGCACGGTGCTTGCCATCCAGTGCGAAAACGGTCAGCCGGTCGAGTTCGACCAACCCATGTTCGTGATTGGCTGAGCGGGAGAGCATCATGCCAATGCTGGACAAAGTTGTCATTGCCAACCGGGGCGAGATCGCGCTGCGCATTTTGCGCGCGTGCAGCACGCTGGGTATTCGCACGGTGGCGGTGCACTCGACCGCCGACCGCAATTTGAAGCACGTCGCCATGGCCGACGAATCGATTTGCATCGGTCCTGCACCTTCGTCGGAAAGCTATCTCAATATGCCGGCGATCATTGCCGCGGCTGAAGTGACCGACGCGCAAGCGATCCACCCGGGCTATGGCTTTCTTTCAGAGAACGCTGATTTCGCGGAACGCGTTGAGCAATCCGGTTTCATCTTCATCGGCCCCAAAGCGGACACCATCCGTTTGATGGGGGACAAGGTGGAGGCCATTCGCGCCATGAAGGCTGCGGGCGTGCCCTGCGTGCCGGGCAGTGGCGGCCCCTTGGGCGACGATGCCGAAACCAATATGAAGATCGCGCGGGAGATCGGTTATCCGGTCATCGTGAAAGCCGCCGGTGGCGGCGGTGGCCGCGGGATGCGCGTGGTGCATACCGAAGCCGCCTTGATCAATGCCATTGCGACCACCCAAACCGAAGCGAAAGCCGCGTTCGGTAACGACATGGTCTATATGGAGAAATTCCTTGAGAATCCGAGGCACGTTGAGATCCAGGTGCTGGCGGACGGCCAAGGCAATGCCATCCATTTGGGTGAGCGTGATTGCTCGATGCAACGCCGCCACCAAAAAGTGGTGGAAGAAGCACCGGCACCGGGCATCAGTGATGAGCAGCGCGCCGAGATCGGCAAGGTCTGCGTCGAAGCCTGTATCCGTATCGGCTATCGCGGCGCGGGCACTTTCGAGTTCCTTTACGAAAACGGCCGTTTCTACTTCATCGAAATGAACACCCGCATCCAAGTCGAACATCCCGTGACTGAACTTGTCACCGGTATCGACTTGGTGAAAGAGCAATTGATGATCGCGGCCGGCCAGAAGTTGTCGATCAAGCAAGAAGATGTGGTCTTGCGCGGTCACGCCATCGAATGCCGGATCAATGCCGAAGACCCGGAAAGCTTCCTGCCGTCTCCCGGACTCATCCAACACTTCCATGCACCGGGCGGCCCGGGTGTGCGCGTCGACTCGCATATCTACGAGGGCTACCGCGTCCCGCCGAATTACGATTCGATGATCGGCAAGCTCATCGTGCATGGCCCGGATCGCGAAACCGCCATCGCACGCATGCATGTCGCGCTCTCGGAAATGGTGGTGGATGGCATCAAGACCAATATCCCCCTGCAGCAACGCATCATGCGTGACCAAGGGTTCCGTGCCGGCGGCCAGAACATCCATTACCTGGAAAAACGCTTGGCCGAGCGCAAAGGCAAGACGCTCAACATCGGCTGATTGTTTCAACAGTCCGAAACGAATAACGGCGACCGAAGGGTCGCCGTTTTTTTATGTGCTACGACACAAAGCGAAACCACACATAGAGGATGATCAGCACCCCGACCACGCCAACGCTGATGAACGTGTTCCGTTGTGTTTTTCTTGCCTTGATCGCCAGTTGTTGCTTCAAGCCCGCGACGTCGGCCGAGTCCGCCAGATTTCCGGGCATCACCGAAGCGAAGAGTTGTTGCAGTTCGGGTTCACCGGCTTGCCGCGCCACCGCCGCCTCCAATTGCTGGTCGAGTCGGGCGAACGCCGCTTCGCGTTGGGCGTGTTCGGCACGTTGCAACTTCAACTTCAGACCGCTGGCTTCGAAATCATCGTATTGCGACCAGCCGCCATTGATTGCCATATGCAGTGCATTGACGCGTTCCTGCCATGCCGGCGCAGCATCTTGTTGACCGAATTTCACATGCGTTTGAACCCAAGGCAGCCATTGGGATTCTGCGCGGAAGCCGGAGAGCACAGGGCCATCGTGCGCGGCCGCAATGCGTCGCGACAAGGCCTCGAAAATGACGAGTAAATCGGTATCGATGAATTTCAGGCTGTAATGCAGGATTCCCTGTTTTTTTAGACGCCAGCGTCCGAGTCCGGACACGCGATCCACATGCTGTTCGGGTCGCGCCAGACGCAGATGCAGGTAATGATGCGTTTGTCCTTTCACCGTCACGCCGAACAAGCGGACACCTTCGATCTCCCGCCAAGGCAGCAGGCGTTGACCCGGCCCGGTGAATCCCATCGCATCGATCCGCAGATAAGGTGAGTGCCGCAGCATCGACCAAGGAATCAGCACGGCAACAGCGACGCCGGCAAGCACCGCTAACGGCCAACCCTTGCGACCCAAACCCAGTATCTCGTCCACCACCGGCAATGCCATCACCGCGGCCACCAAACCGAAGAAGATCGCCAGCGCAATGATTTTTCCGGGCTGACGACGCACTTCAACCGGTGCTTCGGCGGGTGGCAACGGGATCACGCCTTCCGGCACGATGATCTTCGGCTTGCGGTCGACGCGCCATGCCACAACCCAACAGGTCGCACCCGCCAAGAGCGCCATCATGGCACCCAAGGGGCGCGCGGCGAACGCCATCAAACCGGCACCGATCAACACGGTGCCGATGATGATCAGCATCAGCGCCAATAACTTTTTCAAAGTTTCTCCCCAAACCCACATGTTTTCCGGAGGCCAATTTGTAGCAGATAACTGTGCAAGGGTGACAAACATCATGTGTTTGTCATGACGTCGTCCACTCAAAGTGAATGACGGGCCATTCCAGAATGACCTCACTTCAACGGGGAAGACCGGATGGACATGGCAAGGCAATCGCTTGGCGGCTTGGAAAACGTCGTCAAGACCTATGGAAAAATTCGCGCACTCGATGGGCTGACGCTGGAATTGCGTGCGGGTGAAGTGCTGGCCGTCTTGGGCGCCAACGGTGCCGGCAAGAGCACCGCCATCGCCCAGTTGCTCGGCTTGAGTTTGCCCGATAGCGGACGCGCGGAATTGTTCGGTGAATCACCGCAAGCGTTGGTCGCACGCCGACAAGTCGGCGTGATGTTACAGAGCGCGGGCATCCCGCCGACGAATACGGTGCGCGAGCTGATTCACCTCACTTGCAGCTACTACGCCGATCCACTCGAGGTTGACGAAGCAGCACGCATGGCCGGTGTCGATGCTCTATTGAATCGTCGTTATGCCGCGTTGTCCGGTGGGCAACAACGTCGCGTGCAGTTCGCGCTGGCCATTTGCGGCCGTCCCAAACTGGTGTTTCTGGATGAGCCCACCACAGGCCTCGACATTGATGCGAGACAGTCGCTATGGCGTGCCATCCGTCAGCTGGTCGACAACGGCACCTCGGTCTTGCTGACGACGCATTATTTGGAAGAAGCCGAAGCCCTGGCCAATCGCATCGTCGTGGTGGATCACGGCAAAGTCCTGGCCGAAGGCACACCGCGCGAAATCGCCTCACGTGTGGCGCGCTCGCGCATCCGTTGCCTGTCGGCACTCGATGTGGAAACGGTCGCAGCATGGGCGGGGGTTGAATCGGCCGTGCGTGAAGGTGCGCGTCTGCAAATCGTTTGTGAAACACCTGAGGCGATTCTTCGCCGCTTACTCGACGCGGATGACGCGTTGTCCGGACTTGAGGTGAGTGCCACCGGCCTGGCCGAAGCATTTTTGGCGCTGACCCAAAACGACACTGAGGAGACCACTTGATGAACACCTTGCCGATGCACCATCGCACCCCTTCGCTTTCGCGCGCCTATTGGCTGGAGGCGAAATATGAGTTCCTGCGCATGGTGCGAACACCTGCCTATTCGATTCCGGTGCTCGCGTTTCCCTTGGTGTTCTATGTGATGTTCGGTGTGCTGATGCAGCATGGCGACAACGCAGCGGCATCACGCTACTTGCTGGCTTCATACGGTGTATTCGGCGCCATGGGCGCATCGCTATTCGGCTTCGGTGTGAGTGTGGCGATGGATCGCGAGCACGGTTGGCTGACACTGAAGCGGGCGCAACCGATGCCGCCCGGCGCCTATCTGGCCTCGAAGTTGGTGATGGCGGTGATTTTCACCGCGGTGATTTCGTTGTTGCTCACGGTGCTGGCGCTGCTCGTGGCACACGTGACGCTGATGCCGCGGCAAGCGCTCGGTCTGATCGCTGTGGACGCGTTGGGCGCCCTGCCCTACGGCGCGATCGGACTGTATATCGGCACCCGCATGAACGCACGCGGCGCGCCTGCCTTTGTCAATTTGGTCTATTTGCCGATGGCCTTCTTGTCCGGGCTGTGGATGCCTTTGCAGTTTCTGCCCGCAGCCATTCGCAGCTTGGCGCCGGTTTGGCCCGCATGGCACCACGCGCAACTCGCATTGGCGATTGCCGGCAGCCAGACTGAAGGTCTGGCATGGGTGCACGTTGCCTACATGCTGGTCGTCGCCGCAGTGTTTTCGCTCTTGGCGGCACGCAGGCTCCGTCGCGTCGGTTGAATCCGCATCCGTTAAAGTCGCCTCATGACCGAACGCTCACCCACTCGCGATACCGCCGCATCATGGCAGCGGTATCGGGACCCGGAACAAGGCTGGACCTACCTCTGGAACCTCGCCTATCTGGGGTTCCTGTTCGTGCCGGCCGTCCCTGCATTCACCGGTGATCCGCGGCTGCCGTTCGCTTGGGGGCCGACGCTGCTGTCGCTGCTGATATTCCTTCCCTTCTTCGTGCTCGGATTCTCGCGACGCGCATCGGGCGTGGCCGCGATCGTTTCGGTGGCCGGTATGATCGCCTTGGGTTGTGGATTGTTGCCTTGGAATGCGTTTTCCAACACCTACATCATTTATGCCGCAACGCTGATTGCGCATCAGCGCCTGTCACTCCTGTGGCGCTGGTTGTTGCTCGCCGCGGTGTTGGTGCTGTACACCGGATTGCTGCTCGCATTCCACGTGCCGGCATTTGTGGCGGCCATCACCGCGATGATTTCCATCGCCGCCTTCATCGGCAATCACTATCAAGCCGAGCGCGAGCGCAAGCGCGCCGAATTGCGGCTGTCGCATGATGAAGTCCGGCGGATTGCCGCGTTTGCCGAGCGCGAACGGATCGGTCGCGACTTGCATGATCTGCTCGGGCACACCTTGTCTGTGATTGCATTGAAAGCCGAGTTGGCCGGCCGACTGTTGTCGCAGGATCAAGCGGCAGCCAAAACGGAGATCGATGCGGTGGCACGGATCAGCCGCGACACCTTGGATGAAGTCCGGCGCGCCGTCAGCGGCATCCGCAACGCGGCGCTAGCGGCAGAACTGGCATCGGCGCGCGTGCTCATGGAGGCGGAAGGCACAAAGATGGACATCGACATGCAACCGCTTGCCTTGGCCGCGGAGACCGAGTCCGCCTTGGCGTTGGCGCTTCGCGAAGCGATGACCAATGTTCATCGGCATGCCGGCGCCACCCATGTGCGGATTTCGTTGTCGGCGGAAGATCGCCATGCGGTTTTGCGCATCAGCGACAACGGCCGCGGCGAGGGCATACGCCTAGGCAACGGACTCTCCGGAATGCAGGAGCGTTTGCGGGCAGTGGGCGGCGATCTCTCGATCGATGCGCAGCGCGGACGCGGCACCTGTATTGAAGCGCGCGCGCCGATGGCGGTCGACGCATGATTCGGGTCATGCTGGTTGAAGACCAAGCGATGGTGCGCGGCGCCTTGTCGGCACTGCTCAATTTGGAAGCCGACATTGAGGTGGTGGCGCAGGCGGAAGATGGTGAGTCTGCTTGGAAGATGCTGGCGGAGGTCAAGCCCGATGTCGTGGTCACCGATGTTGAGATGCCGCATTTGTCCGGTATCGAGTTGGCGCAGCGGATTCAACGCCATGAACTGCCGATCAGCGTGGTGATCGTGACCACCTTCGCACGCGCGGGTTTTCTTCGACGTGCATTGGATGCGGGCGTACGCGGTTATTTGCTGAAAGATGCGCCGTCGGCACAACTGGCCGACGCGCTGCGCAACGTGCACGCGGGTGGCCGCAGCATCGACGCGCAACTGGCGATGGAAGCTTGGGGCGAGGCCGATCCTTTGAATGATCGCGAACGCCAGGTGTTGCGCATGGCTGGAGAAGGCCAATCGGCAAGCGAGATCGCAACAGCGCTCAACTTGTCACAGGGCACCGTGCGCAACTATTTGTCCGAAGCGATCGGAAAGCTGGGTGTCGGCAACCGCATTGAAGCGCACCGTTTGGCGCGGCAAAAAGGCTGGCTTTGAGTCTGCTTCAAGACGCCGAATAGCGTGCCTGCAACATGGCGAACACCGCACGCAAACCCTGCGCTTCGCCACCTGCCGGACGGCCAGGCCGATCGGCATCGTTCCATGAGTACACATCGAAGTGCACCCAAGGAATGTCAGGTCTGACAAATTTCTGCAGATACAGCGCGGCCGTGACACTCCCTGCCATCGGCGTGGCACTGGCGTTGGCAAGGTCGGCCACTTTGCTATCGAGATAGCGGTAATACGACTGCCACAGCGGCATCCGCCACATCGGGTCGCGCACCGCCAGTGACGCACTTTGCAACTGTGCGGCCATGCCGTCGTCATTCGAATACAAAGCCGGCAAATCCGGACCCAAGGCCACCCGCGCCGCACCGGTCAAAGTGGCAAAATCGATGATCAAATCCGGCGTGTCATCGCAGGCGCGCGCCAATGCGTCGCAAAGCACCAGTCGGCCTTCGGCATCGGTGTTGTCGATTTCCACGCTGAGTCCCTTGCGCGTCACGACGACCTCACCGGGTCGCAACGCATTCGGCCCCACGGCATTTTCGACTGCGGCGATGAACAGGTTGAGCTGCACTGGCAACTTGCGCGCCATCACCCATCCGGCCAAGGCGAGTGCATGGGCCGCACCGCCCATGTCTTTTTTCATGTTGCGCATGCCAGCGGATGCTTTCAGATTCAATCCGCCGGTGTCGAAACAGACGCCTTTACCGACGATGCTGAGTTTGGGCGCGTCCGCAGCCCCCCACTTCAAATGAATCAATCGGGGCGCTCGATGGGAGGCGCGACCGACCGCGTGAATGGTGGGGAAGTTGTGCGCCAGCAAGTCGTCGCCTTCGATCACTTTGCAATGCGCGGCGTACTTCGCGGCGAATTCCTCGGCGATGGCTTGCAGATGCGCCGGCCCCATGTCTTCGGTGGGGGTGTTGACCCAATCACGTACTTGGCAACAAGCACGCGCGATATCTGCCATCTCGGCATCGATGGCATCGACGCACAGCTGCGCCGGCAAGCGTTTGGGCGCTTTGTAACGGGTGAATTGGTAGGCGCCGATTCGCCAACCCAATTGCAGCGCAGCGGCGGCCGTTTCGCTGATGAGCCCTTCCACCCGCCAAACGTTGGCAGGCAATTGCATTGGCAATGTGGCAAACGCCATCGGGTCTTCAAGATCCGCCGCAACCAAGACGGCGGCGAAGCTTCCGGTGTGCGTCGGGTAAACCCAAAGACCCACGGCATCGCTCTTCCATGCATGTACGTTGAGCCATTGCTGTTCGCTGTCGGTGCGCGCCTGTAACCAAGCCGGCAGGTCCGCCGGTTTGATGACATGCAACACACTGTCCACAGCTGCGTGGGTGATGACTGGTTCGAAAGCGTCCATCAGGCGTCCTTGGATCGAGCGCGGACGAAGGCGTCCGCGAAGTCTGCGAGTGAATCGAATTGATAATCGGCGACACCCGCCTGGCGGGGCGCCGGGTGGATCCAACACACCGGCATGCCCGCGGCTTGTGCGCCGTGCACGTCAGCGGCCAGGTCGTCTCCGATATGCAAGACATTCTCCGGCGCCTCCCCGAGCAGGCTGCAGGCGTGATGAAAAATGCGTGGGTCGGGCTTCGCCGCGCCGAACTCGCGCGCCCCGACGCGCGACACAAACAAATGCCCGATGCCGATCGCATCCAGATCGGCGTTGCCGTTGCTCAACGAACACAACGGCAGGTGCGCCGCCAATGTTTCGAGGGCTTCGCGCGCACCGGCATAAAACTCGATCTGATTGCGCACCATGAAAAACTGCGCATAAGCATCGGCTGCCAAAGCGACATCGGCGCCACTGTCTTTCAGCGCGCGCTCGATGGTCAGTTTGCGCAAGCGCGTCATGTCATGTGCCAGATCCGGATGCGCTTCCACCACTTGCTCGCGCAGGGTTTGCATTGCAGCAGGCGGAAACATGCGCGCTGTCTCAGCGCTATGCGTTTCAAACCAGGCATGCAAGGTCTGCTCGATACGCGCACCGATCGGTGCAAACGGCCAAAGCGTGTCGTCGAGGTCGAGGGTGATGGCGCGAATCGTTTGCACGGTTCGATTTTAGCCTGCCGGGCGACAAATGCCGATTATTCGAGCAAGCGCGCCCAACCTTCCATGCCCTCGATTTTGGACAGCACGATTTTGACGCAGGCGAGCAAAGGCACCGCCAGCAACAATCCCACGATGCCCCAACCGGAGCCGAAGACAAGCAGAGCCACCATCAAAATCAGCGGCGAGATGGCCAAACGCTTTCCGAGAATGAGCGGCGTGACAATCTGCCCTTCGAGCGTATGCAATGCCAAATAGATGCCCGCGGGTAACAACGCCGGCCACAACTGGTCTTCCTGCACGAAGCCCACGACCAACATCACCAAGACGCCGATGGCGGGGCCAAGATAAGGCGCGAAATTCAGCAGCGCGGCCATGGTTCCCCACAGCAGCGTTTCTTGCAGATTCATCCCGGCGATGAAATAAAGACCCAAAGCAATCGCGAAACCCATCGCCAGATTGATGGCGCTGATGGTCAGCACATAGCGCGACAT encodes:
- a CDS encoding protein-disulfide reductase DsbD family protein, giving the protein MNRIARLSWNPRRDNGRATGVLHWVCALLLAFSAAGVSAQTTPQDLPPVDSVFKLQTEAGTDGSVHLRWTIAPGFYLYKHQFKFSTTAPGVTLGNANIPAGKKHHDEFFGDVETYRQQVAITIPVTAPAGTAAIPIRVKYQGCADVGVCYPPQTRNLTASLGPTKEPQADSGFQALAGKFGATANPLSAASGKAAPLPPAQAFKADAIADGGDRLLIRFIPAPGYYLYKNQTRFNLKAEGISISAVQWPKATLHRDEHFGNVPVYFNEIDVPVLLKRNHPRATQVALQIELQGCQDNGICYEPMQRSFTIALPAAGETTQTKADETTVETAAPAVDAATATAALPVKVETAPTAADTKPTTDAAPQPATSPSALESLSIWKAVLLALLGGLILNLMPCVLPVLSMKAVSIAQAGNDRAALRQHVFAYASGVILSMLALGGLVLALRGLASQGGLAWGFQMQQPAVVLVLALFVLAFGLSLSGVWQANFVLPNAAQRAVTAQGLKGDFATGVLAVVLATPCTAPFMGAALGYAFFAPPLQAAMVFVALGVGLALPFLLIAWIPALGRLIPKPGAWTDTFKKVMAIPMYATVAWLVWLLFQQRGGLAVAVFALAAIGVVWVLRDAGRPHASTLRRWLPRLLALVVVAGLAFTLQSMRSQKSLASDSAVHVLPNGLKAEPYSAQRLLALRTEGRVVFVDVTADWCITCKVNERAVLFTPAFKTMFEQHNAVYMIADNTDPDEAIGAFLRTHKAVGLPLYVVYPANGGEGRVLPTVLTQGMVADALTAAGAR
- a CDS encoding TlpA family protein disulfide reductase; its protein translation is MKDSGYGHLKVVMAAVAGAVIALLAAVLVDPKPWLLESSAGQRMLQAFLDWRAPVVPGAHRVREGDTVRDLSLFTLDGKPAGLDAHLGKGFTVVNLWATWCGPCLKELPALEAFANRRPNAKLIAIGMDEHAAVKDFLSRRPSKIPQLLAAEPPAFTPGQLGNPAGVLPYSVLLDAKGRVIARRTGVFHSAEDITRWVESATR
- the aroQ gene encoding type II 3-dehydroquinate dehydratase, coding for MPQMLVLHGPNLNLLGEREPGIYGHTTLSEINASLEDAADRAGITVECLQSNQESALVDRIQTARSDGTRFILINPAAYTHTSVAIRDALAAVAIPFIEVHLSNPHAREAFRRQSYFSDLAHGVICGFGAQSYTLAFEAALAHLHTS
- the accB gene encoding acetyl-CoA carboxylase biotin carboxyl carrier protein, translated to MDLRKIKKLIDLLEESNLNEIEIKEGEESVRLSRGGVHGAPMHFAPAPVQAAAPVAPMPMVSPVEAATGGAARPGPDLPPGTVVRAPMVGTYYASPAPDKPPFVTVGQAVKPGDTLGIIEAMKMFNPIEAEVAGTVLAIQCENGQPVEFDQPMFVIG
- the accC gene encoding acetyl-CoA carboxylase biotin carboxylase subunit → MLDKVVIANRGEIALRILRACSTLGIRTVAVHSTADRNLKHVAMADESICIGPAPSSESYLNMPAIIAAAEVTDAQAIHPGYGFLSENADFAERVEQSGFIFIGPKADTIRLMGDKVEAIRAMKAAGVPCVPGSGGPLGDDAETNMKIAREIGYPVIVKAAGGGGGRGMRVVHTEAALINAIATTQTEAKAAFGNDMVYMEKFLENPRHVEIQVLADGQGNAIHLGERDCSMQRRHQKVVEEAPAPGISDEQRAEIGKVCVEACIRIGYRGAGTFEFLYENGRFYFIEMNTRIQVEHPVTELVTGIDLVKEQLMIAAGQKLSIKQEDVVLRGHAIECRINAEDPESFLPSPGLIQHFHAPGGPGVRVDSHIYEGYRVPPNYDSMIGKLIVHGPDRETAIARMHVALSEMVVDGIKTNIPLQQRIMRDQGFRAGGQNIHYLEKRLAERKGKTLNIG
- a CDS encoding ABC transporter ATP-binding protein; translation: MDMARQSLGGLENVVKTYGKIRALDGLTLELRAGEVLAVLGANGAGKSTAIAQLLGLSLPDSGRAELFGESPQALVARRQVGVMLQSAGIPPTNTVRELIHLTCSYYADPLEVDEAARMAGVDALLNRRYAALSGGQQRRVQFALAICGRPKLVFLDEPTTGLDIDARQSLWRAIRQLVDNGTSVLLTTHYLEEAEALANRIVVVDHGKVLAEGTPREIASRVARSRIRCLSALDVETVAAWAGVESAVREGARLQIVCETPEAILRRLLDADDALSGLEVSATGLAEAFLALTQNDTEETT
- a CDS encoding ABC transporter permease, with the protein product MNTLPMHHRTPSLSRAYWLEAKYEFLRMVRTPAYSIPVLAFPLVFYVMFGVLMQHGDNAAASRYLLASYGVFGAMGASLFGFGVSVAMDREHGWLTLKRAQPMPPGAYLASKLVMAVIFTAVISLLLTVLALLVAHVTLMPRQALGLIAVDALGALPYGAIGLYIGTRMNARGAPAFVNLVYLPMAFLSGLWMPLQFLPAAIRSLAPVWPAWHHAQLALAIAGSQTEGLAWVHVAYMLVVAAVFSLLAARRLRRVG
- a CDS encoding sensor histidine kinase, which codes for MTERSPTRDTAASWQRYRDPEQGWTYLWNLAYLGFLFVPAVPAFTGDPRLPFAWGPTLLSLLIFLPFFVLGFSRRASGVAAIVSVAGMIALGCGLLPWNAFSNTYIIYAATLIAHQRLSLLWRWLLLAAVLVLYTGLLLAFHVPAFVAAITAMISIAAFIGNHYQAERERKRAELRLSHDEVRRIAAFAERERIGRDLHDLLGHTLSVIALKAELAGRLLSQDQAAAKTEIDAVARISRDTLDEVRRAVSGIRNAALAAELASARVLMEAEGTKMDIDMQPLALAAETESALALALREAMTNVHRHAGATHVRISLSAEDRHAVLRISDNGRGEGIRLGNGLSGMQERLRAVGGDLSIDAQRGRGTCIEARAPMAVDA
- a CDS encoding response regulator transcription factor; amino-acid sequence: MIRVMLVEDQAMVRGALSALLNLEADIEVVAQAEDGESAWKMLAEVKPDVVVTDVEMPHLSGIELAQRIQRHELPISVVIVTTFARAGFLRRALDAGVRGYLLKDAPSAQLADALRNVHAGGRSIDAQLAMEAWGEADPLNDRERQVLRMAGEGQSASEIATALNLSQGTVRNYLSEAIGKLGVGNRIEAHRLARQKGWL
- a CDS encoding leucyl aminopeptidase family protein yields the protein MDAFEPVITHAAVDSVLHVIKPADLPAWLQARTDSEQQWLNVHAWKSDAVGLWVYPTHTGSFAAVLVAADLEDPMAFATLPMQLPANVWRVEGLISETAAAALQLGWRIGAYQFTRYKAPKRLPAQLCVDAIDAEMADIARACCQVRDWVNTPTEDMGPAHLQAIAEEFAAKYAAHCKVIEGDDLLAHNFPTIHAVGRASHRAPRLIHLKWGAADAPKLSIVGKGVCFDTGGLNLKASAGMRNMKKDMGGAAHALALAGWVMARKLPVQLNLFIAAVENAVGPNALRPGEVVVTRKGLSVEIDNTDAEGRLVLCDALARACDDTPDLIIDFATLTGAARVALGPDLPALYSNDDGMAAQLQSASLAVRDPMWRMPLWQSYYRYLDSKVADLANASATPMAGSVTAALYLQKFVRPDIPWVHFDVYSWNDADRPGRPAGGEAQGLRAVFAMLQARYSAS
- a CDS encoding HAD family hydrolase, producing MQTIRAITLDLDDTLWPFAPIGARIEQTLHAWFETHSAETARMFPPAAMQTLREQVVEAHPDLAHDMTRLRKLTIERALKDSGADVALAADAYAQFFMVRNQIEFYAGAREALETLAAHLPLCSLSNGNADLDAIGIGHLFVSRVGAREFGAAKPDPRIFHHACSLLGEAPENVLHIGDDLAADVHGAQAAGMPVCWIHPAPRQAGVADYQFDSLADFADAFVRARSKDA